The proteins below come from a single Azospirillum thermophilum genomic window:
- a CDS encoding molecular chaperone GroEL produces the protein MAKMMLHHAEARAALGRGVEKLALAVRGTLGPKGTNAIIDRPIGTPLVSRDGVSIAAEIELPCRFENMGAQVVREVSKQTNDVAGDGTTTATVLANALIQDGIAVLADGHGSVELVEGMDRACEAIVDALRRTARPLAGDRELEQVATVAATDPSLGRLVADALRRVGTEGVIDIEYGLAGAPTALSVLEGMTLDRGFVSHHMATDPSGRSAVLERPHILLTDHKITAAEPMLRLLDLIGRGGRPLLVIADSLAPEVIATLMAVRRDGRGTVVAINPPEFGHWRQAMLEDIAILTGGRVVARDLGGRLDAVTLDDLGSADRIEVTAAATSILRGHGEPGTIRARRELVQRQWEEAPPNIERDKLAQRLAKLTHGTAVIQVGGATPVEQKRTAQLLEDSLAAARAALAEGVVAGGGTALARLSPRLDALAEEATAGQRAGVRLVQRAILQPLACIAANGGLDGADILARLATLPDGTGFDARTGRFTDLFAAGIIDPVKVTGLALQNAVSVAKLILTTHTLIADIPDRDDPTAGPARGGGAEVYGRQ, from the coding sequence ATGGCGAAGATGATGCTGCACCATGCCGAGGCGCGGGCCGCGCTGGGGCGCGGCGTGGAGAAGCTGGCGCTGGCCGTGCGCGGCACGCTGGGACCGAAGGGAACCAACGCGATCATCGACCGCCCGATCGGGACGCCGCTCGTCTCGCGCGACGGCGTCAGCATCGCCGCGGAGATCGAGCTGCCCTGCCGCTTCGAGAACATGGGCGCCCAGGTGGTGCGCGAGGTGTCCAAGCAGACCAACGACGTGGCCGGCGACGGCACGACGACCGCGACGGTGCTGGCCAACGCCCTGATCCAGGACGGCATCGCCGTGCTGGCCGACGGTCACGGCTCCGTCGAGCTGGTGGAGGGGATGGACCGCGCCTGCGAAGCCATCGTCGACGCGCTCCGCCGCACGGCGAGGCCGCTCGCCGGGGACCGCGAGCTGGAGCAGGTGGCGACCGTCGCGGCGACCGACCCGTCCCTCGGCCGGCTGGTGGCGGACGCGCTGCGCCGCGTCGGGACGGAGGGCGTCATCGACATCGAGTACGGGCTGGCCGGCGCCCCGACCGCCCTGTCGGTGCTGGAGGGGATGACGCTCGACCGCGGTTTCGTCTCCCATCACATGGCGACCGACCCGAGCGGACGGTCGGCGGTGCTGGAACGGCCCCACATCCTGCTGACCGACCACAAGATCACCGCGGCGGAGCCGATGCTGCGCCTGCTCGACCTGATCGGGCGCGGCGGCCGGCCGCTGCTGGTGATCGCCGACTCCCTGGCGCCGGAGGTCATCGCCACGCTGATGGCGGTCCGGCGCGACGGGCGCGGCACCGTCGTCGCCATCAACCCGCCGGAATTCGGGCACTGGCGCCAGGCGATGCTGGAGGACATCGCCATCCTGACCGGCGGCCGGGTCGTCGCCCGCGACCTCGGCGGCCGGCTCGACGCCGTCACGCTCGACGACCTGGGCAGCGCCGACCGGATCGAGGTCACCGCCGCCGCCACCAGCATCCTGCGCGGCCACGGCGAGCCCGGCACCATCCGGGCGCGGCGGGAGCTGGTCCAGCGCCAGTGGGAGGAGGCCCCGCCCAACATCGAGCGGGACAAGCTCGCCCAGCGCCTCGCCAAGCTGACCCACGGAACCGCCGTGATCCAGGTCGGCGGCGCCACGCCGGTCGAGCAGAAGCGGACCGCCCAGCTCCTGGAGGATTCACTGGCGGCGGCGCGCGCCGCGCTGGCGGAGGGGGTGGTCGCCGGGGGCGGCACAGCGCTCGCCCGCCTGTCGCCCCGGCTCGACGCGCTGGCGGAGGAGGCGACGGCCGGCCAGCGCGCCGGCGTCCGGCTGGTGCAGCGGGCGATCCTGCAGCCGCTGGCCTGCATCGCCGCCAACGGCGGCCTGGACGGGGCCGACATCCTCGCCCGCCTCGCCACCCTGCCCGACGGCACCGGCTTCGACGCCCGCACCGGACGGTTCACCGACCTGTTCGCCGCCGGCATCATCGATCCGGTGAAGGTGACCGGGCTGGCGCTGCAGAACGCCGTGTCGGTGGCGAAGCTGATCCTGACCACCCACACGCTGATCGCCGACATCCCCGACCGCGACGACCCGACCGCCGGCCCCGCGCGGGGGGGCGGCGCGGAAGTCTACGGCCGGCAGTAA
- a CDS encoding MmoB/DmpM family protein: MSVTTEQQLFKPLKDITRENTISHQCGVTMNDSVEARCIAEVMETKPGISVTYLPAMIRIDGEGKIEFRMSEISEALGREMTPHLFEISTSTHYGRMVMIDEDTVVLFGNMDDALAYE, from the coding sequence ATGAGCGTCACCACCGAACAGCAGCTCTTCAAGCCGCTGAAGGACATCACGCGCGAGAACACCATCTCGCACCAGTGCGGCGTCACCATGAACGACAGCGTCGAGGCGCGCTGCATCGCCGAGGTGATGGAGACCAAGCCCGGCATCTCCGTCACCTATCTGCCGGCGATGATCCGCATCGACGGCGAAGGCAAGATCGAGTTCAGGATGAGCGAGATCAGCGAGGCCCTTGGCCGCGAGATGACCCCGCATCTGTTCGAGATCTCCACCTCCACCCACTACGGCCGCATGGTCATGATCGACGAGGACACGGTCGTCCTCTTCGGCAACATGGACGACGCGCTGGCCTACGAATAG
- a CDS encoding aromatic/alkene monooxygenase hydroxylase subunit beta yields the protein MTVQQDTDEIRSAAAGARVFPGSDSRRYNYFEPKGRKATHYEDVTVDVQPDPERYLLQDWIISFGDGTPTYSKNWTKLRSNDWHGFRAPDQEWERTHYQRQSTIVGMIQNVVDNARRAGAPQRFDKAWVTVLQNHVGAFKHAEYGLGTALMRAQRYGYTQMVNNAILTNASYKLRFAQDLTLYLAEIGSDIGGAGGSFDLDAGKRHWLEDPVWQPCREAVEHIRAAEDFLEQYFAANAVFEPLVGELFRSGFVMQVAAAQNDFSTPSVISAAEADYERNLANTVELFALLARDPAHGDQNRALLQEWFGRHAALAVKAALQLQPLWSLPRVKVAGFPEAFERARNRVAAIGREIGIDAELPVLPPVELSASPADATAAPATPADAAE from the coding sequence ATGACCGTTCAGCAAGACACCGACGAGATCCGGTCGGCCGCCGCCGGAGCCAGGGTCTTCCCCGGCTCGGACAGCCGCCGCTACAATTACTTCGAGCCGAAGGGCCGCAAGGCGACCCATTACGAGGACGTGACCGTCGACGTCCAGCCCGACCCCGAGCGCTATCTGCTGCAGGACTGGATCATCTCCTTCGGCGACGGCACCCCGACCTATTCCAAGAACTGGACCAAGCTGCGCAGCAACGACTGGCACGGTTTCCGCGCCCCCGACCAGGAGTGGGAGCGCACCCACTACCAGCGCCAGTCGACCATCGTCGGCATGATCCAGAACGTGGTGGACAACGCCCGGCGGGCGGGCGCGCCGCAGCGCTTCGACAAGGCCTGGGTCACCGTGCTGCAGAACCATGTCGGCGCCTTCAAGCATGCCGAGTACGGGCTGGGCACCGCGCTGATGCGGGCGCAGCGCTACGGCTACACGCAGATGGTCAACAACGCCATCCTGACCAACGCCTCCTACAAGCTGCGCTTCGCCCAGGACCTGACGCTCTATCTGGCGGAGATCGGCAGCGACATCGGCGGGGCCGGCGGAAGCTTCGACCTCGACGCCGGCAAGAGGCACTGGCTGGAGGACCCGGTCTGGCAGCCCTGCCGCGAGGCGGTGGAGCATATCCGCGCCGCCGAGGACTTCCTGGAGCAGTATTTCGCCGCCAATGCGGTGTTCGAGCCGCTGGTCGGCGAGCTGTTCCGCAGCGGCTTCGTCATGCAGGTGGCCGCCGCCCAGAACGACTTCTCCACCCCGTCGGTCATCTCCGCCGCCGAGGCCGATTACGAGCGCAACCTCGCCAACACGGTGGAGCTGTTCGCCCTGCTGGCCCGCGACCCGGCCCACGGCGATCAGAACCGCGCCCTGCTGCAGGAGTGGTTCGGCCGCCATGCCGCGCTGGCGGTGAAGGCGGCGCTGCAGCTCCAGCCGCTGTGGTCGCTGCCGCGGGTCAAGGTGGCGGGTTTCCCCGAGGCCTTCGAGCGGGCGCGCAACCGCGTCGCGGCGATCGGACGGGAGATCGGCATCGACGCCGAGCTGCCGGTGCTGCCCCCGGTGGAACTGTCGGCGTCGCCCGCCGACGCCACGGCCGCCCCGGCCACCCCGGCCGATGCCGCCGAGTGA
- a CDS encoding NADH:ubiquinone reductase (Na(+)-transporting) subunit F, translated as MTTQALQKKPAVHTVRLEPVGVEMEVEEGETILDAAFRQGVSLMHGCKEGQCSACKCLLIDGDVEMLKYSTFALSDPERDSNHILLCRSLAYSDVEVELLNYDEDLLSRSIPVKDFAGRLAAVEPLTHDIVRVAIDLDQPLKFWAGQYVDITLPGRGITRSFSMANPPGEPGRLDFIIKKYPGGAFSTAVDGLAAGEPVSVRGPYGTCFRREDRQGPMILVGGGSGMAPLLSILRDQAASGETRPVRLFYGARGRRDLFHLDLFEEFAAAMPDFVFIPALSHAGEEDAWTGETGFIHEVLRRHLAALPDAEEADVYACGPPPMIDAVLPVLQVAGVDSARVYFDKFTPATR; from the coding sequence ATGACCACGCAAGCCCTACAGAAGAAGCCCGCCGTCCACACCGTCCGCCTGGAGCCGGTCGGCGTCGAGATGGAGGTCGAGGAGGGCGAGACCATCCTGGACGCCGCCTTCCGCCAGGGCGTCTCGCTGATGCACGGCTGCAAGGAGGGGCAATGCTCCGCCTGCAAATGCCTGCTGATCGACGGCGACGTCGAGATGCTGAAATACTCGACCTTCGCGCTCTCCGATCCGGAGCGCGACAGCAACCACATCCTGCTGTGCCGCTCGCTGGCCTACAGCGACGTGGAGGTGGAGCTGCTGAACTACGACGAGGACCTGCTGTCCCGCTCGATCCCCGTCAAGGACTTCGCCGGCCGGCTGGCGGCGGTGGAGCCGCTGACCCACGACATCGTCCGCGTGGCGATCGACCTCGACCAGCCGCTGAAGTTCTGGGCCGGCCAGTATGTCGACATCACGCTGCCGGGCCGGGGCATCACCCGCTCCTTCTCGATGGCGAACCCGCCGGGCGAGCCCGGCCGGCTGGACTTCATCATCAAGAAGTATCCCGGCGGCGCCTTCTCCACCGCGGTCGACGGCCTCGCGGCGGGCGAGCCGGTGAGCGTGCGCGGCCCCTACGGCACCTGCTTCCGCCGGGAGGACCGCCAGGGGCCGATGATCCTGGTCGGCGGCGGCTCGGGCATGGCGCCGCTGCTGTCCATCCTGCGCGACCAGGCGGCGAGCGGCGAGACGCGCCCGGTCCGCCTGTTCTACGGCGCCCGCGGCCGGCGCGACCTGTTCCATCTCGACCTGTTCGAGGAGTTCGCCGCGGCCATGCCGGACTTCGTCTTCATCCCGGCACTGTCGCATGCCGGGGAGGAGGACGCGTGGACCGGCGAGACCGGCTTCATCCACGAGGTGCTGCGCCGCCACCTCGCCGCCCTGCCCGACGCGGAGGAGGCCGACGTCTACGCCTGCGGGCCGCCGCCGATGATCGACGCGGTGCTGCCGGTCCTGCAGGTGGCCGGCGTCGATTCCGCGCGCGTCTATTTCGACAAGTTCACCCCCGCCACCCGGTGA
- a CDS encoding aromatic/alkene/methane monooxygenase hydroxylase/oxygenase subunit alpha, with translation MPDGLTLNKITSQKGISIGEAARRVADLGWTPTYVKEAMSFPTDYKITKAPRDPMKQVLRSYFPMQEEKDNRVYGALDAALRGDMFRNVEPRWIEWMKLFLAIIPFPEISAARSMATLGQLAPGDDLRTGFTMQMIDEFRHSTIQMNLKKWYMENYIDPAGFDITEKAFGKCYATTIGRQFGEAFLTGDAITASNIYLQVVAETAFTNTLFVAMPSEAARNGDYALPTVFLSVQSDESRHIGNGHSMLMSVLKEPDNHLLLERDIRYSFWQNHMIVDAAIGTIIEYGTRNRDKTKESYAELWHRWIFEDYYRTYMLPLEKYGIKIHHDDVHEAFDAIVKKGYVHKIAQFFSAGWWANFWRIEAMTERDFEWFESKYPGWYDEFGVWWENYAKLSKPGSVPITFADTGYVYPHRCWSSLVPCVIREDFQVDEVDGELYTYASEVDRWTHKEAFAAEYQGRPTPAMGRFSGRRQWEEVYHGWDLADAIQDMGFVRPDGKTLIAQPHLSFEEKDMWTLDHVRGYTIQSPLLKLREMTPEQRQAHIDEYRKGFTIRRV, from the coding sequence ATGCCGGATGGATTGACGCTGAACAAGATCACCAGCCAGAAGGGCATCAGCATCGGCGAGGCCGCGCGCCGCGTCGCCGACCTCGGCTGGACGCCGACCTACGTGAAGGAGGCGATGAGCTTCCCCACCGACTACAAGATCACCAAGGCGCCGCGCGATCCGATGAAGCAGGTGCTGCGCTCCTACTTCCCGATGCAGGAGGAGAAGGACAACCGCGTCTACGGCGCGCTCGACGCCGCGCTGCGCGGCGACATGTTCCGCAACGTCGAGCCGCGCTGGATCGAGTGGATGAAGCTGTTCCTGGCGATCATCCCCTTCCCCGAGATCTCCGCCGCCCGCTCCATGGCGACGCTCGGCCAGCTTGCCCCCGGCGACGACCTGCGCACCGGCTTCACCATGCAGATGATCGACGAGTTCCGGCACTCGACGATCCAGATGAACCTCAAGAAATGGTACATGGAGAACTACATCGACCCGGCCGGGTTCGACATCACGGAGAAGGCGTTCGGCAAATGCTACGCCACCACCATCGGCCGGCAGTTCGGTGAGGCCTTCCTGACCGGCGACGCCATCACCGCGTCCAACATCTATCTGCAGGTGGTGGCGGAGACCGCCTTCACCAACACGCTGTTCGTCGCCATGCCGTCGGAAGCCGCGCGCAACGGCGACTATGCGCTGCCCACCGTCTTCCTGTCGGTGCAGAGCGACGAATCCCGCCACATCGGCAACGGCCATTCCATGCTGATGTCCGTGCTGAAGGAGCCGGACAACCACCTGCTGCTGGAACGCGACATCCGCTACTCCTTCTGGCAGAACCACATGATCGTCGACGCCGCCATCGGCACGATCATCGAGTACGGCACCAGGAACCGCGACAAGACCAAGGAGTCCTACGCGGAGCTGTGGCACCGCTGGATCTTCGAGGACTATTACCGCACCTACATGCTGCCGCTGGAGAAGTACGGCATCAAGATCCACCACGACGACGTGCACGAGGCCTTCGACGCCATCGTCAAGAAGGGCTACGTCCACAAGATCGCCCAGTTCTTCTCGGCCGGCTGGTGGGCCAATTTCTGGCGCATCGAGGCGATGACCGAGCGCGACTTCGAGTGGTTCGAGAGCAAGTATCCGGGCTGGTACGACGAGTTCGGCGTCTGGTGGGAGAACTACGCCAAGCTGAGCAAGCCGGGCAGCGTCCCCATCACCTTCGCCGACACCGGCTACGTCTATCCGCACCGCTGCTGGTCGAGCCTGGTGCCCTGCGTCATCCGCGAGGACTTCCAGGTCGACGAGGTGGACGGCGAGCTCTACACCTATGCGTCCGAGGTCGACCGCTGGACCCACAAGGAGGCCTTCGCGGCCGAGTACCAGGGCCGCCCGACCCCGGCGATGGGCCGCTTCTCCGGCCGGCGCCAGTGGGAGGAGGTCTATCACGGCTGGGATCTGGCCGACGCCATCCAGGACATGGGTTTCGTCCGCCCCGACGGAAAGACGCTGATCGCCCAGCCGCACCTGTCCTTCGAGGAGAAGGACATGTGGACCCTCGACCATGTCCGCGGCTACACGATCCAGAGCCCGCTGCTGAAGCTGCGCGAGATGACGCCGGAGCAGCGACAGGCGCACATCGACGAGTACCGCAAGGGCTTCACGATCCGCCGGGTCTGA
- a CDS encoding c-type cytochrome — translation MTHALHARPMPVGIAALLFLLLLPLPVVTPSQAAAAGDGETLFRQQCGTCHTVKKDEGARAGPPLYGVLGRKAGTAADFEYSDALRRAGFTWDAGHLERWLTNSNDFLPGSYMNYRQEDDAVRQGIIRFLQSNAAK, via the coding sequence ATGACGCACGCCTTGCACGCGCGGCCGATGCCCGTGGGGATCGCCGCCCTGCTGTTCCTGCTCCTGCTGCCGCTTCCCGTAGTGACGCCGTCGCAGGCCGCGGCGGCCGGCGATGGCGAGACCCTGTTCCGCCAGCAATGCGGCACCTGCCACACGGTGAAGAAGGATGAAGGGGCGCGGGCCGGCCCGCCGCTCTACGGAGTTCTCGGCCGCAAGGCGGGGACGGCCGCGGACTTCGAGTATTCCGATGCCTTGCGCCGGGCCGGCTTCACCTGGGACGCCGGCCATCTGGAACGCTGGCTGACCAACTCCAACGACTTCCTGCCCGGCAGCTACATGAACTACCGCCAGGAGGACGATGCGGTCCGCCAGGGGATCATCCGCTTCCTGCAGAGCAACGCCGCCAAGTGA
- a CDS encoding VOC family protein: protein MAKIIHMMVRVLDETRSLDFYAKAFGLEPADRLPFDGFTLIYLRNAENDVELELTVNHDRTEPYTHGDGYGHMAVAVEDLEREHARLSALGCPVTPVKEFAPGGRLLARFFFVTDPDGYRIEVLQRHGRYR, encoded by the coding sequence ATGGCCAAGATCATCCACATGATGGTGCGCGTCCTCGACGAGACGAGGTCGCTCGACTTCTACGCGAAGGCCTTCGGGCTGGAGCCGGCGGACCGGCTGCCCTTCGACGGCTTCACGCTGATCTACCTGCGCAACGCGGAGAACGACGTGGAGCTGGAACTGACGGTCAACCACGACCGCACCGAGCCCTATACCCACGGCGACGGCTACGGACACATGGCGGTCGCCGTCGAGGATCTGGAGCGCGAGCACGCCCGCCTGTCGGCCCTGGGCTGTCCGGTCACGCCGGTGAAGGAGTTCGCGCCGGGCGGGCGGCTGCTGGCCCGCTTCTTCTTCGTCACCGATCCCGACGGCTACAGGATCGAGGTGCTGCAGCGCCACGGCCGCTACCGGTGA
- a CDS encoding twin-arginine translocation signal domain-containing protein, producing MRVLDKRTQINRRNFLKTSAASAVAAGVVSGGVVSVTATPVWAQSLKAIKPEAAKTLLVMVRDLYPHDRLGDSYYETALASMDAEAAKDAALATQLNDGAAALDSAARELRKAPYAALSSEADRVAVLKSVETTPFFRKVRGDMVVALYNQPEVWAKLGYEGPSAEYGGYLHRGFDDIDWIKEA from the coding sequence ATGCGAGTTCTCGACAAACGGACACAGATCAACCGCCGCAATTTCCTGAAGACCTCCGCGGCGTCGGCCGTCGCTGCGGGCGTGGTGTCGGGCGGGGTGGTGTCGGTCACCGCGACGCCGGTCTGGGCGCAGTCGCTCAAGGCCATCAAGCCGGAGGCGGCGAAGACGCTGCTCGTCATGGTGCGCGACCTCTACCCGCACGACCGGCTCGGCGACAGCTACTACGAGACGGCGCTGGCCTCCATGGATGCGGAGGCCGCCAAGGACGCCGCCCTGGCGACCCAGCTCAACGACGGGGCGGCGGCCCTCGATTCCGCGGCGCGCGAGCTGCGCAAGGCTCCCTATGCCGCGCTCAGCAGCGAAGCCGACCGCGTGGCGGTGCTGAAGTCGGTGGAGACCACGCCCTTCTTCCGGAAGGTGCGCGGCGACATGGTGGTCGCCCTCTACAACCAGCCGGAGGTGTGGGCCAAGCTCGGCTACGAGGGGCCGTCGGCGGAGTATGGCGGCTATCTGCACCGCGGCTTCGACGACATCGACTGGATCAAGGAAGCCTGA
- a CDS encoding GMC family oxidoreductase: MAAKFSLDDDSVVVVIGSGAGGGTLSNELAQKGIKVVCLEAGGRHEIQDFVNDEWKSFSQISWLDKRTTSGDWRVARDFPNLPAWIVKAVGGSTVHWAGASLRFQEHEFKARTTYGALDGANLLDWPVTLAEMEPYYAKAETKMGTTGTNGIPRLPGNNNYKVLAAGAKKVGYTEVHTGNMSINSKPRDGRGPCQQIGFCFQGCKSGAKWSTLYTEIPKGEATGKLEVRPNSQVLKIEHDARGRVNAVLYADKSGTLHRQKARIVAVAGNSIESPRLLLNSASTLFPDGLANSSGQVGRNYMRHMTGSVYGVFDKPVHMYRGTTMAGIVKDESRFDPSRGFVGGYEMETLSLGVPFMAAFLDPGAWGRGFTSALDAYDHMAGMWLVGEDMPRETNRVTLHATDKDKFGLPIPNVHFDDHPNDVAMRTHAYGRGSAIYEAVGAIRTIHTPPYPSTHNLGTNRMSANARDGVVNKWGQAHDVKNLFVSDGSQFTTGGSENPTLTIVALAIRQADYIADQMARNVI; this comes from the coding sequence ATGGCTGCGAAATTCAGTCTCGACGACGACAGCGTCGTGGTGGTGATCGGGTCGGGCGCCGGGGGCGGCACCCTGTCGAACGAGCTGGCCCAGAAGGGCATCAAGGTGGTCTGCCTGGAGGCCGGCGGCCGCCACGAGATCCAGGACTTCGTGAACGACGAGTGGAAGAGCTTCTCGCAGATCTCCTGGCTCGACAAGAGAACGACCTCGGGCGACTGGCGGGTCGCCAGGGACTTTCCCAACCTGCCGGCCTGGATCGTGAAGGCGGTCGGCGGCTCCACCGTCCACTGGGCCGGCGCCTCGCTGCGCTTCCAGGAGCACGAGTTCAAGGCACGCACCACCTATGGCGCGCTGGACGGGGCCAACCTGCTGGACTGGCCGGTCACCCTGGCGGAGATGGAGCCCTACTACGCCAAGGCCGAAACCAAGATGGGCACCACCGGGACCAACGGCATTCCGCGGCTGCCCGGCAACAACAACTACAAGGTGCTGGCCGCCGGGGCCAAGAAGGTCGGCTACACCGAGGTCCACACCGGCAACATGTCGATCAACAGCAAGCCGCGCGACGGCCGCGGCCCCTGCCAGCAGATCGGCTTCTGCTTCCAGGGCTGCAAGTCGGGCGCCAAATGGTCGACCCTCTACACCGAGATCCCCAAGGGCGAGGCGACCGGCAAGCTGGAGGTCCGGCCGAACAGCCAGGTTCTGAAGATCGAGCATGACGCCAGGGGCCGCGTCAACGCCGTGCTCTACGCCGACAAGTCCGGGACGCTCCACCGTCAGAAGGCCCGCATCGTCGCCGTCGCCGGCAACTCCATCGAAAGCCCGCGGTTGCTGCTGAACTCGGCCTCCACCCTGTTCCCGGACGGGCTGGCCAACTCCTCGGGGCAGGTCGGGCGCAACTACATGCGGCACATGACCGGCTCGGTCTATGGCGTCTTCGACAAGCCGGTGCACATGTACCGCGGCACCACCATGGCCGGCATCGTCAAGGACGAGTCCCGCTTCGATCCGTCGCGCGGCTTCGTCGGCGGCTACGAGATGGAGACGCTGTCGCTCGGCGTGCCCTTCATGGCCGCCTTCCTCGATCCCGGCGCCTGGGGGCGCGGCTTCACCTCGGCCCTGGACGCCTACGACCATATGGCCGGCATGTGGCTGGTGGGGGAGGACATGCCGCGGGAGACCAACCGGGTGACCCTGCACGCGACCGACAAGGACAAGTTCGGCCTGCCGATCCCCAACGTGCATTTCGACGACCATCCCAACGACGTCGCCATGCGCACCCATGCCTATGGCCGCGGCTCGGCGATCTACGAGGCGGTCGGCGCGATCCGCACGATCCACACGCCGCCCTATCCCTCCACCCACAATCTCGGCACCAACCGCATGAGCGCCAACGCGCGCGACGGCGTGGTGAACAAGTGGGGGCAGGCGCATGACGTGAAGAACCTGTTCGTGTCGGACGGCAGCCAGTTCACCACCGGCGGCTCCGAGAACCCGACGCTGACCATCGTCGCGCTGGCCATCCGGCAGGCCGACTACATCGCCGACCAGATGGCCAGGAACGTCATCTGA
- a CDS encoding type II toxin-antitoxin system RelE/ParE family toxin — protein sequence MGGFRLSAPAEAELDRILDWSEEQFHAVGRMRYAALLVQAMQDLADDPQREGVGWVRPVKHPVGVYHAWHSRDHVPDPAERVHDPRHAVVFRIAEDGVADILGFVHDHMLRGRALRRIVRGNPFAPH from the coding sequence GTGGGTGGGTTCCGCCTTTCCGCACCGGCGGAAGCCGAACTCGACAGGATCCTGGACTGGAGCGAAGAGCAGTTCCACGCGGTCGGCCGCATGCGCTACGCCGCCCTTCTCGTCCAGGCGATGCAGGATCTGGCCGACGACCCGCAGCGGGAAGGCGTTGGATGGGTGCGGCCCGTGAAGCACCCCGTCGGCGTGTACCACGCCTGGCACAGCCGGGATCATGTTCCCGATCCGGCGGAACGGGTCCATGATCCGCGACACGCGGTCGTGTTCCGCATCGCCGAGGATGGAGTCGCGGACATCCTGGGCTTCGTTCACGACCACATGCTGCGTGGCCGGGCGTTGCGCCGCATTGTGCGCGGGAACCCGTTTGCTCCGCACTGA
- a CDS encoding type II toxin-antitoxin system ParD family antitoxin, translating into MGGRNFSLTERLSEFIDQQVEDGRHQNASEVVREALRRYQDDLEAERASLAAIEAVADRGIAALERGDFRLVNGEEDRRALLADLNRRASGRAAARKD; encoded by the coding sequence ATGGGCGGTCGGAATTTCAGCCTGACGGAGCGATTGAGCGAGTTCATCGATCAGCAGGTCGAAGACGGGCGCCACCAGAACGCCAGCGAGGTCGTTCGGGAGGCGCTGCGCCGCTATCAGGACGATCTGGAAGCGGAGCGCGCAAGCCTCGCGGCGATCGAAGCCGTTGCCGACCGTGGAATCGCCGCCCTCGAGCGCGGAGACTTCCGGCTCGTGAACGGCGAGGAGGATCGGCGCGCGCTCCTTGCGGACCTGAACCGCCGGGCGTCCGGGCGTGCCGCGGCTCGAAAGGACTGA
- a CDS encoding formate/nitrite transporter family protein, translating to MPDSSLPDSPATDGQDPRLDRREREEIRERSNPPALILHEAIRLEGEEELKRPASALMWSGLAAGLSMGFSMVGEALFMAHLPDEPWRPLLASFGYCFGFLIVILGRQQLFTENTLTVILPLLQRWSPWNLMRVIRLWTLVFAANMAGTLLFAAMAAGTGAFSPDLRAGFAELGRAAQGDGFTTTLLHGVLAGWLIALLVWITPSVGQARFFVIVALTYLIALGKFAHVVAGSVEVSYAAMIGEVTWTGYGFGFLLPALIGNVLGGVGLVALINHAQVRQDR from the coding sequence TTGCCCGACAGTTCCTTGCCCGACAGCCCGGCAACCGATGGTCAGGACCCCCGCCTCGACCGGCGCGAGCGGGAGGAGATCCGCGAGCGGTCGAACCCGCCGGCGCTGATCCTTCACGAAGCCATCCGGCTCGAAGGCGAGGAGGAGCTGAAACGCCCCGCCAGCGCCCTGATGTGGTCCGGTCTGGCCGCCGGCCTGTCGATGGGCTTCTCGATGGTGGGGGAGGCGCTGTTCATGGCGCATCTGCCCGACGAGCCGTGGCGCCCCCTGCTGGCGAGCTTCGGCTACTGCTTCGGCTTCCTCATCGTCATCCTCGGGCGGCAGCAGCTCTTCACCGAGAACACCCTGACGGTCATCCTGCCCCTGCTGCAGCGCTGGAGCCCGTGGAACCTCATGCGGGTGATCCGGCTGTGGACGCTGGTGTTCGCCGCGAACATGGCCGGCACACTGCTGTTCGCCGCCATGGCGGCCGGGACCGGCGCCTTCTCCCCCGACCTGCGCGCCGGCTTCGCCGAACTCGGCCGCGCGGCCCAGGGCGACGGCTTCACGACGACGCTGCTGCACGGCGTGCTGGCGGGCTGGCTGATCGCCCTGCTGGTGTGGATCACCCCGTCGGTGGGTCAGGCGCGCTTCTTCGTGATCGTGGCGCTGACCTACCTGATCGCGCTCGGCAAGTTCGCCCATGTGGTGGCCGGCTCCGTCGAGGTGTCCTACGCCGCGATGATCGGCGAGGTGACCTGGACCGGATACGGTTTCGGCTTCCTGTTGCCGGCCCTGATCGGCAACGTGCTGGGCGGCGTCGGGCTGGTGGCGCTGATCAACCACGCCCAGGTCAGGCAGGACCGCTGA